Within Desulfolithobacter dissulfuricans, the genomic segment GGACCTGTTCATCTCCGCCCTGCTCCAGGATATTGGTGTTCTCATTCTCTACCTGTCCGACCCGGTGACCTACGCCGCCATGCAGGATGAAAAACGGGTCAGCGGCCTGACCACCTGCGAGGCGGAACGGCGCCAGTTCGGCTTTGACCACACCGAGGTGGGCAGCCACCTGCTCTCGACCTGGAAACTGCCCGAATCGATCTGGCGACCGATCCGCTTCCATCACTCGGATATCAGGGAAGACAAGTACGGGGACTGCGCCCTGGTCCTCTACCTCTCGGACAAGGTTGCCGCCATCTACCATGGCCTGCACAGCAACCGCAAATCCATGGAGGTACACGAGCTGCTGGCCGAGGCATACCAGTTTTCCGATGAACAGAGCGCTGCGCTGATCGACAAGGTAGGAGAAAAGGCCCAGGAGGTCATGGAGATGTTTTCCATTGATCCAGGCAACATGAAACCCTTTTCCCTGATCATGCAGGAGGCCAACGAGGAACTCGGACGACTCAACCTCTCCTATGCCCAGCTGGTCCTTGAACTCAAGCAGGCCAAGCAGAACGCGGAGCAACTGGCCATGGAGCTGAAGCTTGCCAATGACAGCCTGCGCAAACTCGCCTTCAGGGACGGGTTGACCGGACTGTACAACCACCGATATTTTCAGGAAATTCTCGAAGCGGAACTGGAACGGTCCAGCCGCTACAACCACCCGCTCTCCATGATCCTGGCCGACATCGATCATTTCAAGAAGGTCAATGACCACTTCGGTCATCCGGCCGGAGACCATGTCCTCAAGATGGTGGCCGAGATGCTGGTATCACTGGTGCGCCGGTGCGACATCGTGTCCCGTTATGGCGGGGAGGAGTTCACCATTATCCTGCCGGAAACAGGAATCAACAGTGCCAGAATACTGGCCCAGCGAATCCGCCGGGGTATCGAACAGATGCATATCACCTACAATGACCAGAAAATCCCGGTGACCATCAGCTGCGGCATCGCCAGTACCGAGGTGGTTAATGGCAATATCACCCGGACCGAACTCATCGAACGCAGCGACCAGGCCCTGTACCGGGCCAAAAAGAGCGGCCGCAACCGGGTGGAGGTGGACGAGCTGGCCACCTGTGTCTGCAACGACTGACCCTGTCCCTGCCCCGGCCTCAGCCATCCTGACTCTTCTCGTCCAGTCGCTTCAATCCTTCCATGAGAATCATCATGAAATCCCCGATCTCCCGGGCCTGCATCAACGAGGACGGCAATCCTGGAATGAAGCGAAAACTGCCCTCACGCTCCTGGAGCAAGGCGTAAATAGCCTCCTGATTGTCCAACTCGCCAAAACGGGCCGCGATGAGAGCCCCTTCCCGAAAGGTTACTCTGGCAGCCCCGCCAGGGGTTTCCAGCAGCAGTTTGCCGGTTTTCTGGTGCATATGAAAAATCTGCAGCAACTCGGCCGGTGAGACCGCTTCGATCAATCCGCTCATGACCGAGCCGTCCTGCTCCACATCCTCAGCCCGGGTATCGGGCATCTCCACGAGCCGGTACTTGATCAGGCCGGTGCAGCCACCACAGGTAAAAAGGCTTTCCTTCTGCGCCGCAAAACCGTCGGCCGCATAGGGCAGAAGCTCAAAAAGCAGACCGGTGAGCTCACGGATCAAAATCATGCAGGCAGGTTTCCCCATGGGCAGGGAAACAGCCTTGTCGGTCAGGACAAGGTTCTCCCCCCGCCTATATATAGGGCAATTACGTTCTTCGACAATGGTAAAGGCGGCCGCAAAGGTCATCATAGAAAGTCCGGGCAGAAAAAAATTGTCTCGGTTCTTTTCATTGTACACATATTTCCTCCCCGGCTCAATTGGTTGTTGTCTTGGCGCCTATTCCACGTGGCTATCATTCCACCCACCTGGCGGTAAAGCTCCTTGTTTCTGTTTTCTGATTACCATACAATACGTTATACTGTCTAAAGGGTCAGCTGGTCCTGCCACTGATCATCATCGCAACCTAAACGAATCCAGGTCGACAAATGCCATCCGGTGCCTCGCAATTATCTTCTGATTTCGAACAGGTCCAGCAGACCCTGGAGCTGTATCCCAGCATCACCATTGTCAAGACCAGCGGTGAACCACCGGATCATTATGAAATCGAATACCGGGTTCGTGGCTATGTCACCTCTCCGGACGGGTCCGTGGCGGTGGGAGAGCACCACCTGATCCGTATCGACCTGCCCTTTGGCTACCCCCATTTTGCCCCCACGGTCAAACCCCTGACCCCGCTGTTCCATCCAGACATTGATCCGGATGCCATCCGGATAGCCGATTTCTGGGAAAAGAATCCCGCCCTGGCCGAGCTGATCATCCATATCGGGGAGATGATAACCGGCAGCTGCTACAACACCCGTGAGCCATTTAATCCGGAGGCAGCAAAATGGTACGCCAGCCATCGGGATGAACTGCCCCTGGACTCCCTGCAGATAGCCGACATCATCGATTCGGAAGAACCCGACGATCTGCTGCCCGAAGAGGATTCCTTTGCCGAACTTGGCCTGATGGACGAGGATCCCGAAGAAGAGGAAATCACGGTCGAAGACCTGATCGATCTGATCCGGTTCCGCTTTGAACAGGGTGAACTGGCCGGGGCGGCCGAAAAACTGGCCCAGCTTCCCGCCGGCACGGAATTTCCCGGACGCGAGGAAATTGAACAGGCCCTTGACGAGGCAATGCAGCGGGCCCAGGCTTTGTTCAACGAGAGCAAGGCCCTGGAGCAGCAGGGAAAACTTCAGGAAGCCCTGAACCTGCTTGGCAGGCTTGACGAGATCGTGGCCGATTATCCAGGGCTTGACGAGCTACGCCAGCGGATTCAGGAATCCCTGCGTCTGACCAGAGGGGTAGACCCGGAGCAGGAGAAATCGAAACCCCGGGCCGCTGAGGAATCCGCCACTCCGCCTCCTCCACCGAAAGGCCGCAAGGCTGGAAAAGGTCGCTCGGGTATCGGTCGCGCCGGGCTACGGATCGCGATCCTCGGACTTGTCATCTGCCTTGCCGGCGGAGCCGGGTACTTGTATTTCCAGGACAAATCGAACCTTGAAGAGGCAAGGACCTGCTGGCAGCAGGTCCGTAAGCTTGCCAAGGCTGGAGAGTATACAAAGGCAGAAAAAATCGCCAGGGAGTTGGAGAAAACCCTGGGGGCCATCCTGGTGCTGCGTTCGGACAAGGCTGCCCTGGAAGAAAAGCTGACCCGGCTGCGCAGTACCAGGGATTACAAGGAAGGGTTGCGGGGGCGGGTCCTCTACCAGGGAAAATATATCGACGCCGCCCTGGCAAAAATACTTTTGGAGTATGACAGGCTCGTGGCAGAGGCTCAGGGCCTGCGGGAGAAGGGCGAAATATCCGCGGCCATGGATGCGCTGAAAAAAGCGCAGAGCCTGGCCAGCAGTAAGGGGCTGAAAGACCAGGCCAGAGACGCCGGGCAGGAGCTGATACAGTTGCGACTTGCGGTGACCCTCAGGGAGGCGCGAGATAACGTCGCCGCAGGAGAATGGGAACACGCGGTAGAGAAGTATCAGCAGGTGCTGGAACTGGCCGGCGGGCTGGACTCCCCACCGCCACTTGAGCCTGTCCGGCAGGGGCTGGCCAGAGCCTCCTTCAAGCTGGCCCTGACCCGGGCCAGAAAGAGTTTTGGAGACAAACAGTGGACCGGGACCCTCGCAGCCCTGGGCCGGGCCAAGAGCCTGCTCCAGGCCGAACCAGCCATCGCCTCTCCCGAAGAGCAGCAGGAAATAGAACGGCTCGCTCTCGATGCCCGTCTCTATCAGATGCTTGGCATAGCCCGCCGGGCGTACGAAGAGGGCAACTGGGATCTGGCCATAGGCGAATACGAAAAGGTTCTGAACTTTCTCCGGGAAAAGAAACAGGCCAGCGACGAGCTGGACGATTCCGTTGCCAGGGTCGAACGTACCCTGCTCATGGTTCGGATCGCCCGGGAACAGCGGGAAGCGGCCCAGGCCACGGAAGCCGGAGATCTGGACCAGGCCCTGGCCCATTACCGGAAGATCCTTGAAACTATCAGCCAGAGCCCTTTTGCGGGGGAGCCATCTCTTGGCTCCATTGCCGCAAGCGTCCAGGAGCGGATCGCGGCCACCCGGGAGCAGCTTGATATCCAGGAAAAGACCGGTTGGCTCGAGGAACATTTCAGGGAAATATTCCAGGAACATTACCCTTCGTCCCGAACCTCGCAGCTGCTCAACCCCAAGGTCACGTTCCTCCGTCGCGAAGGGAACAAAATGGTATTCAAGCTGGCCTGTGCGGAAAAAAACCAGGGCCGTCTCTTTCGTCTGGAACTGGACTATCAGTACGACCCGGCCACTGGCTGGTCCATGTACTCCGGTCAGTGATGATGGTGGTGATGCCCGCCCGCCTGTCCTTCCATGGGCCCGCCCGCCTTGTCCAGGGCCTGTTCCAGGGCATGGTGGGCCTCATGGAGAGCCTTCACCGCCTCCCGCAGAAGCTCAGCGATCTCTTCTTCACCAGCCCCGGCCAGGGTATCGGCCCAGCGAAAGAATTCTTCCCCATGGCCCTTGTTATGCTCTATCCAGTGCGGCAGCATGATCCGCAATTTATCCAGGTCGTTCATCTCACTCTCCTTGGGCTTGTTCCCTTGGCACCAGGACCACAGCCCCGCCAAGAAAATCGATACGCGCAATGGTCACATCGGGAACCAGTTTCGGGTCCTCAAAGAAGGTGGTCAGGGAAACCCCTTCATCGGTGACCTCCAGTCCGGTCACGCCTTCCATAATTGTCTCCCGGCTGTCATCACGCTCAAGCACTGCACTTATCTGACACATATAAAAAAAACTCCTCGTTACATATTGGTATCGGCCACGCAGTCGTAAACAGCCTGCATCACACGGTCATTCAGGTTAGATCAAAAAGCGAAACTCTCCCTTGCCCAGCAGGTCATGCAGATGGAGAATGCCCTCCAGGACCAGATCCTCTCCCACCACCGGCAACACGGTAATCTCCCGGCTCTGCATGATACTCAGCGCATCCGCTGCCATCAGGTCCCTGGTGATGGTTACCGGTTCTTCGGTCATTACCTCACTGATCCGCGAATCCTCCAGGGAGCGATGTGCCAGGATAAGCCGACGGACATCCCCGTCGGTTATGATGCCCCGCAGCCGTTTCCTGTCATCCACCACCACCACGGCACCGAAATTTTTTTCATTAAGCTCGGCCACCGCATCGGTGAACCTGGCCTGGTCCGAGACCAGCGGTATCCGGGAGCCGGTGAGCATGACCTCGCGAACAGCAACCTTGAGCCGCTCACCCAGACTGCCGCCGGGATGATTGCGGCGAAAATCTTCGGCCCGAAACTGCTTGCGTTTCAATAGGGCCACGGCCAGGGCATCACCCAGGGCCAGGGTTGCGGTGGTGGAAGTGGTGGGAGCCAGTCCCAGCGGACAGGCCTCCCGGGGGACATGGACATTGAGGGTTACATCGGCGCAACCGGCCAGAGTCGAGTCAGGGTTACCGGTCATGGCGATGACCCGCACCGAGCGTTCCCGCAGGCTCCCGAGCAACCCATTGAGTTCCATTGTCTCACCGGAATAGGAGATGGCCAGGACCACGTCCGAGGACGAGACCATGCCCAGGTCACCGTGCATGGCCTCCACCGGGTGGAGGAAAAAGGAGGGTGTGCCGGTGGAGTTGAGGGTGGCAGAAATCTTCTGCCCGACAATACCCGACTTGCCGATACCGGTGATCACCAGCCGGGTCGGACACTCCATGATCAGATCCACCGCCCGGACAAATTCCTCCCCGAGATGGTCGCGGACAGCCAGGATCCCCTCGGCCTCGATGGTCAATACTTCTTTTGCCTGTTCTACACTCATTGTTCCTCCTAAATTGAGCGTTTCACCCATCTGCGATGGGTAAAAAGATAACTAACTAATTATAATTAGTATTCTTTTTAAAGTGTTGCAGATGGGTGAAACCCTCCGGGATTTCCATTTTACCCCAACCTGCTTCGCCTTGCTGTGTTCCATGTAGACGAACTACAATGAAACAGCGCAAGACTCGCATCTTAGGGCAAAATGAAAATCGCTCAATTTTGGTTCCTGTATCCTATTGTTCCAGCAGTGAAACAACAATTCGTCCCCTGGATCCTCCCTGAAGCATCAGATCGATGGCCTCCGGCAGCTGGTTAAGGGTAATAGTCTGACTCAGCTCACCAAGACAGTCAAGACGCCAGGGACCGGCCAGCAGCCCCCACAATTTTTCTCTCCGCTCCATAGCGCACTGGGCCGAGTCGACACCAATCAGCCGGACACCACGGAGTATAAAGGGGTAGACATTGATGGGCAGCTCCCCGGAGGCAGCATTGCCGCAGCAGGTGACCACGGCCCCATACTGGCACTGTTTGATGGTGGTGGCCAGGATATCACCGCCCACCGTATCGACCACCCCGGCCCAGCGCTCGCGAAGCAACATCCTCCTGGCCCCGCCGGATACCTTGCCACGGTCGACGACCGAATGGGCCCCAAGCCGCAGAAGAAATTCATGTTCACTGGCCTTTCCGGTGACCGCGGTCACCTGGAACCCCAGTTTTGCCAGCAGGGCCACAGCCACGCTGCCCACCCCGCCGGTGGCACCGGCGACGAGGATCGGTCCGCCGTCAACACGGCAACCGGAGTCGAGCAGCTCAAAAACGCAACCGGCAGCGGTGAACCCGGCCGTACCGAGTTCCATGGTTTCCTTCAGCTCCAGTCCCTGGGGGACCGCCATGACCCAGTCAGCCGGTACCCGGATATAACGGCCAAAGCCGCCCCAGGTATTCATGCCCAGATCATAGCCACAGCAGAGAACCCGGTCCCCTGGCGCGAACCTCTGGCTCCTGCTCTCGACCACCACCCCGGCCGCGTCAATACCCGGTACATGGGGATATCTCTTGGTCACCCCACGGTTGCCGCTGGCAGAAAGGGCATCCTTATAGTTCAGGGATGAATAATGGACCTGAATGAGCACGTCGCCTTCGGGCAGATCGTCAAACGATACCCGGGTCACCTGCAACACATGGGTCTTGTCATCAGCAGCACTGACAAGCAGCGCTGGAAAGGTTTCAGACAGCATAATACAACCAGTTGGAAACCTGCGCTCAAGACAGGCAGAAGTTATCAGTCTCGGTCAGTCCGGTTCAGCACCACCAGGTCACCACCCACCACCCGGATGGTGGTCCCATCGGTAAGACGTACCCGGTAACTTCCATCACTGGAAAGCCCGGCCCCGGTTCCCTGGACCACTGGTCCGGTGACGGGGTGGTACATGACCGTCCTGCCGGCAAGATAATCATGGGCGGCAAACTTTGCCAGTAAAGAATCCCACCTGGTCTCCAGCTTCTCAACCACCGCTGTCACTTCCAGGGCCACAGTTCGGGCCACCTGCTCCAGATCGAAACAGCGGCCGGTAATGTGAAAAAGGGAGGTCACTTGCGGACGCAGAGAGGCCGGAAAGGCAGTAAGCTCGGTGTTGATATTGATACCGATCCCAAGCACGACAAAAAAATCATCGGCGCCCGGAAAACCATGGGACTGGCTCAGGATCCCGGCCAGCTTACGCCCGCCAAGGTAAAGATCATTGGGCCACTTGATCCCGGGCCGGACAGAGGCCAGCCTTTCCAGGCTCTGGCAGCAGGCCAGGCCTGTGGCCAGCGTGATGCAGGGCAGACGGCCGGGAGAGAGGTTCGGCCTCAGGATGAGCGAACAGTAGAGTCCCCCTGCAGGGGAGCTGAACGACCTTCCCCGCTGTCCCTGGCCGCAACGCTGGCGCTCGGCCAGAATCACAGTCCGGTGGGGTGCGCCCCTGGCACCCATCTCCAGGGCCAGGACATTGGTGGAGTCCACGCATCCGAAGCGATGGAGATGAAGGGTATCGGCAGAATCCATGGTCAATGTAAAAAAAAAAGCAGAGACTCGAGGCCTCTGCTTCAATGGAACGGGTTGGGGAAAACTGTATGACTAGTTTACACCCTTATCTCCCTCTTCATCCTTGACCCGATCTTTTGCTGCGTACATGGTGGTGGACCCGGAGGACCAGAAGGCAAGCTTGCCCTCTTTAACCAGTTCGTTGGCAGCGTTCTTGACGGCCCGTGGTTTGGAATCAGGATCACACTTGTAGAAATCCTTGACATACAGCTGGGGCTTGGGAGCCTTCAGTGCTTTTTCAAGAATGGCAGCTTTCAGTTCTTCTTTGCTCAGAGCCATGTATCGGCCTCCTTTAAAATACCAAGAATGAAAAAATCAGGCTGGCACGAAAGGTGCCAGCCTGGACAACCGAAAATTACTTGGTGTAAGCGTCGGTAGCGCTGGTGTACTTGAACTGGGTCGTGGTCCGCCACGTATCGTAGGCCAGCCGGTAATCGTCGATGGATTTCTCGGTGAACGGAATCTCGCACAGCTCGAAGAATTTCTCCCAGCCGATCCGCTCAGCCCACTCGCCAAGACGCTCATACTTGTTGGCGTTCTCGGCATAGGTCACGAGGATCTTGCGAACCGCTTCGGTAACCTCGGGCCAACGGGGCGGATTGTTGGGCAGGAACGGGATAACAAGCTTGGAGAACTTGGGTGCCGACTTGGCGTTGGACACCTTACCGCCCACCAGGATGGCCATACCGTCACCTTCCGGATCAGCCAGCGGCATGGCCGGACACATGGTGTAGCAGTTACCGCAGAACATACAGCGATCGGCATTGACCTTGACCGACTTGATCTCCTCGCCGTTGACCTCGACCTTGGTGGGCTTTACAGCACCAAGCGGACAGGCGGAGATGGCCAGCGGCAGCTCGCACACACCGGTGATACGCTCGTGGTCGATCATCGGCGGCTTACGATGCACACCGAGAAGAGCGATATCGGAAGCATGTACGGCGCCACACATGTTCAGGCAGCAGGCCAGAGCGATCTTGACCTTGGCCGGCAGCTTCATGGAACCGAAGTACTCAAACAGGTCATCCATAACGGCCTTGACCGGTCCAGAGGCGTCCGTTGCCGGAGTGTGGCAGTGAACCCAGCCCTGGGTGTGAACGATGTTGGTCACACAGCAGCCGGTACCACCTACGGGGAACTTGTTGCCACGGCTCTTGAGATCATCGAGCAGCGGCTGAACCTTGTCCTTGGAATCAACCATGAACTCGATATTGTTCCGGGTGGTGAACCGGACATAGCCATCGCAGTGCTTGTCGGCGATGTCGCAGATCTCGCGGATGTACTCGATGGAAACCAGACGCGGGGAGCCGGCACGGACGGTGTAGACCTCAGCGCCGGTCTCGGAAACATGCATCAGGACACCCGGCTCAAGGATCTCATGATACAGCCATTTGCCCTTGTTTTCCTTGATAACAGGGGGCAGAAAATCTCCGTAGTAATGCGGACCGAGATCGG encodes:
- a CDS encoding sensor domain-containing diguanylate cyclase; this encodes MTTLQDFFAQKIKLPSPPAIALKILEAVRKDENSFEELAQIISADPALTARILKIANSALYGFPSPVKSLSQATALVGFNTLKNIALSFIIVQDMQRATVGGFDLNLFWRRAITAAVAAETLAEEIGYQDRDLFISALLQDIGVLILYLSDPVTYAAMQDEKRVSGLTTCEAERRQFGFDHTEVGSHLLSTWKLPESIWRPIRFHHSDIREDKYGDCALVLYLSDKVAAIYHGLHSNRKSMEVHELLAEAYQFSDEQSAALIDKVGEKAQEVMEMFSIDPGNMKPFSLIMQEANEELGRLNLSYAQLVLELKQAKQNAEQLAMELKLANDSLRKLAFRDGLTGLYNHRYFQEILEAELERSSRYNHPLSMILADIDHFKKVNDHFGHPAGDHVLKMVAEMLVSLVRRCDIVSRYGGEEFTIILPETGINSARILAQRIRRGIEQMHITYNDQKIPVTISCGIASTEVVNGNITRTELIERSDQALYRAKKSGRNRVEVDELATCVCND
- a CDS encoding DUF4388 domain-containing protein translates to MMTFAAAFTIVEERNCPIYRRGENLVLTDKAVSLPMGKPACMILIRELTGLLFELLPYAADGFAAQKESLFTCGGCTGLIKYRLVEMPDTRAEDVEQDGSVMSGLIEAVSPAELLQIFHMHQKTGKLLLETPGGAARVTFREGALIAARFGELDNQEAIYALLQEREGSFRFIPGLPSSLMQAREIGDFMMILMEGLKRLDEKSQDG
- a CDS encoding ubiquitin-conjugating enzyme E2, with the protein product MPSGASQLSSDFEQVQQTLELYPSITIVKTSGEPPDHYEIEYRVRGYVTSPDGSVAVGEHHLIRIDLPFGYPHFAPTVKPLTPLFHPDIDPDAIRIADFWEKNPALAELIIHIGEMITGSCYNTREPFNPEAAKWYASHRDELPLDSLQIADIIDSEEPDDLLPEEDSFAELGLMDEDPEEEEITVEDLIDLIRFRFEQGELAGAAEKLAQLPAGTEFPGREEIEQALDEAMQRAQALFNESKALEQQGKLQEALNLLGRLDEIVADYPGLDELRQRIQESLRLTRGVDPEQEKSKPRAAEESATPPPPPKGRKAGKGRSGIGRAGLRIAILGLVICLAGGAGYLYFQDKSNLEEARTCWQQVRKLAKAGEYTKAEKIARELEKTLGAILVLRSDKAALEEKLTRLRSTRDYKEGLRGRVLYQGKYIDAALAKILLEYDRLVAEAQGLREKGEISAAMDALKKAQSLASSKGLKDQARDAGQELIQLRLAVTLREARDNVAAGEWEHAVEKYQQVLELAGGLDSPPPLEPVRQGLARASFKLALTRARKSFGDKQWTGTLAALGRAKSLLQAEPAIASPEEQQEIERLALDARLYQMLGIARRAYEEGNWDLAIGEYEKVLNFLREKKQASDELDDSVARVERTLLMVRIAREQREAAQATEAGDLDQALAHYRKILETISQSPFAGEPSLGSIAASVQERIAATREQLDIQEKTGWLEEHFREIFQEHYPSSRTSQLLNPKVTFLRREGNKMVFKLACAEKNQGRLFRLELDYQYDPATGWSMYSGQ
- a CDS encoding CooT family nickel-binding protein, which encodes MCQISAVLERDDSRETIMEGVTGLEVTDEGVSLTTFFEDPKLVPDVTIARIDFLGGAVVLVPREQAQGE
- a CDS encoding KpsF/GutQ family sugar-phosphate isomerase, yielding MSVEQAKEVLTIEAEGILAVRDHLGEEFVRAVDLIMECPTRLVITGIGKSGIVGQKISATLNSTGTPSFFLHPVEAMHGDLGMVSSSDVVLAISYSGETMELNGLLGSLRERSVRVIAMTGNPDSTLAGCADVTLNVHVPREACPLGLAPTTSTTATLALGDALAVALLKRKQFRAEDFRRNHPGGSLGERLKVAVREVMLTGSRIPLVSDQARFTDAVAELNEKNFGAVVVVDDRKRLRGIITDGDVRRLILAHRSLEDSRISEVMTEEPVTITRDLMAADALSIMQSREITVLPVVGEDLVLEGILHLHDLLGKGEFRFLI
- a CDS encoding YhdH/YhfP family quinone oxidoreductase, translating into MLSETFPALLVSAADDKTHVLQVTRVSFDDLPEGDVLIQVHYSSLNYKDALSASGNRGVTKRYPHVPGIDAAGVVVESRSQRFAPGDRVLCCGYDLGMNTWGGFGRYIRVPADWVMAVPQGLELKETMELGTAGFTAAGCVFELLDSGCRVDGGPILVAGATGGVGSVAVALLAKLGFQVTAVTGKASEHEFLLRLGAHSVVDRGKVSGGARRMLLRERWAGVVDTVGGDILATTIKQCQYGAVVTCCGNAASGELPINVYPFILRGVRLIGVDSAQCAMERREKLWGLLAGPWRLDCLGELSQTITLNQLPEAIDLMLQGGSRGRIVVSLLEQ
- a CDS encoding biotin--[acetyl-CoA-carboxylase] ligase, translated to MDSADTLHLHRFGCVDSTNVLALEMGARGAPHRTVILAERQRCGQGQRGRSFSSPAGGLYCSLILRPNLSPGRLPCITLATGLACCQSLERLASVRPGIKWPNDLYLGGRKLAGILSQSHGFPGADDFFVVLGIGININTELTAFPASLRPQVTSLFHITGRCFDLEQVARTVALEVTAVVEKLETRWDSLLAKFAAHDYLAGRTVMYHPVTGPVVQGTGAGLSSDGSYRVRLTDGTTIRVVGGDLVVLNRTDRD
- a CDS encoding dissimilatory sulfite reductase D family protein, whose protein sequence is MALSKEELKAAILEKALKAPKPQLYVKDFYKCDPDSKPRAVKNAANELVKEGKLAFWSSGSTTMYAAKDRVKDEEGDKGVN
- the dsrB gene encoding dissimilatory-type sulfite reductase subunit beta, whose protein sequence is MGYDPNNPMEGRITDLGPHYYGDFLPPVIKENKGKWLYHEILEPGVLMHVSETGAEVYTVRAGSPRLVSIEYIREICDIADKHCDGYVRFTTRNNIEFMVDSKDKVQPLLDDLKSRGNKFPVGGTGCCVTNIVHTQGWVHCHTPATDASGPVKAVMDDLFEYFGSMKLPAKVKIALACCLNMCGAVHASDIALLGVHRKPPMIDHERITGVCELPLAISACPLGAVKPTKVEVNGEEIKSVKVNADRCMFCGNCYTMCPAMPLADPEGDGMAILVGGKVSNAKSAPKFSKLVIPFLPNNPPRWPEVTEAVRKILVTYAENANKYERLGEWAERIGWEKFFELCEIPFTEKSIDDYRLAYDTWRTTTQFKYTSATDAYTK